The following are from one region of the Ignavibacteriales bacterium genome:
- a CDS encoding FecR domain-containing protein — MIKKIVVVSVLVLLGVLSLGQKTQQDKKDISAYIVKVIRDVNMKSPATGWQKAVPLSKLKSGYEVQTDKGSLAMILFADQSKLILREKSIVTIKGEVQGKEILSRSVHMDRGNMIFNVKKAETEQFRFSSPISVASIRGTEGGYSTGGNADFFTISLGLAEFTNSISGRSTHVSTGNTAIADSTGGLDLRKASKKELDNIKSGASEGEGEHRGRGETSSAKGVVVSGTIAFDPSPSVGNTTTAKLDLNQTDTVIAGVNLFYRTKGTTDYTQATMALDGKIASVEIPAAKVASPALEYYFSITIGKQSITLPSGGASSPGSVSVAKAVFSTSGTGITITATPMFSPSPIRSFTNLQSSLDLSSVAGQLNSVTLNYRRGGDAAFKSLVMTLSNKVASGTIPGVDVRAPEIEFYFVIKLQDSVSTEITLPGDGVTSPMKLSVPPLMRIVPEFGQLKSKNAGSVRVDFSSLQANVSAISLFHRKQNEPTFTELILTPSGQVATGQLDGEKVKFPQLEYYVSIRFDDGSTITVPQDGATNPAAVQVQSVQRELRIPGQTGSLQKKVLVLKWSE; from the coding sequence ATGATAAAGAAGATCGTTGTCGTTAGTGTGTTGGTGCTCCTTGGTGTGCTTTCGCTGGGGCAAAAAACACAGCAGGACAAAAAAGATATTTCCGCCTACATTGTGAAAGTTATCCGGGATGTGAATATGAAATCTCCTGCAACAGGATGGCAAAAGGCGGTTCCATTAAGCAAATTAAAATCTGGGTATGAAGTACAAACGGATAAAGGATCCTTAGCAATGATTCTCTTCGCGGATCAATCGAAGCTTATTCTTCGCGAGAAATCTATCGTAACAATTAAAGGTGAAGTGCAGGGAAAAGAGATCCTCAGCCGCAGCGTTCACATGGATCGTGGAAACATGATTTTCAATGTGAAGAAAGCGGAGACTGAACAATTTCGGTTTTCTTCTCCGATTTCGGTTGCATCCATTCGCGGCACTGAAGGCGGATATAGCACCGGCGGCAATGCAGACTTTTTTACCATTTCTCTTGGTTTGGCAGAATTCACTAATTCTATCTCCGGCCGTTCCACACACGTCAGTACGGGTAACACAGCGATTGCTGACAGCACAGGAGGTCTGGATCTTCGCAAAGCGAGTAAAAAGGAACTCGATAATATTAAAAGTGGAGCATCTGAGGGCGAAGGCGAACACAGAGGCAGAGGAGAAACATCTTCGGCAAAAGGTGTCGTTGTTTCCGGTACCATTGCATTCGATCCGTCTCCTTCAGTTGGCAATACAACGACAGCCAAATTAGATTTGAACCAAACGGATACTGTCATTGCAGGTGTAAATTTGTTTTATCGAACAAAGGGTACAACAGACTACACACAAGCAACGATGGCGTTGGATGGGAAAATTGCGTCAGTTGAAATCCCAGCCGCAAAAGTTGCAAGCCCGGCGTTGGAATATTATTTTTCCATTACCATTGGCAAACAGAGCATTACCTTACCATCAGGCGGAGCAAGTTCACCCGGTTCAGTATCGGTTGCGAAAGCGGTTTTTTCCACTAGCGGTACCGGAATTACTATCACCGCCACACCCATGTTTAGTCCATCGCCGATTCGTTCGTTCACGAACCTTCAATCATCGCTCGATCTTTCTTCTGTTGCCGGACAACTCAATTCTGTTACACTCAACTATCGCCGCGGCGGTGATGCGGCTTTCAAATCTTTGGTGATGACGCTTTCCAACAAAGTTGCATCAGGCACAATTCCAGGTGTCGATGTGCGCGCGCCTGAAATTGAATTCTATTTCGTCATTAAATTGCAAGATTCTGTCAGTACCGAAATCACACTTCCAGGTGATGGTGTCACAAGTCCAATGAAGTTGAGCGTTCCGCCGTTGATGAGAATTGTTCCTGAATTTGGCCAGTTAAAGTCGAAAAACGCAGGATCGGTGCGGGTAGATTTTTCCTCGTTACAGGCGAATGTAAGCGCGATAAGTCTTTTCCACCGCAAGCAGAATGAGCCGACATTTACGGAACTTATTCTCACACCTTCCGGACAGGTTGCAACCGGACAGTTAGATGGAGAGAAAGTAAAATTTCCGCAACTAGAATATTATGTTTCCATCCGTTTTGACGACGGATCAACGATTACCGTACCACAAGATGGAGCAACCAATCCTGCGGCAGTGCAGGTGCAATCGGTCCAACGCGAACTTCGCATCCCGGGCCAAACCGGATCGCTGCAGAAAAAAGTTCTCGTCCTGAAATGGAGCGAATAA
- the rseP gene encoding RIP metalloprotease RseP — protein sequence MAIVSTIFYFIITIGILVLVHELGHFLAAKFFKMRVDTFSLGFPPRAFGKKIGETDYCISWVPIGGYVKIAGMIDESFDNEFLNKEPQPWEFRSKPIWQRMIVISAGVIMNLLLAILIFWGIIFHQGKTIHPVTEIGYVEPNSPAAKSGLHMGDKFVSINNHPMKQWDEIESTLYTESVAHDLTIQIQRSGTVNTFFIRRSELPDFTEERFGVFPAGFVPVVDLVEHGKPAEQIGLQPGDTLLAVNEKPVSFGSLQEAIRTNAGKEILLSWARGNQKMNAHVKPTAEGRIGVSLDRVYQGPIIHEQYSFFEALPISMRELKTISVLFLSNIYQIVAGKASLSKSMGGPIKIAQLAKRSADTGVLEFFGFISLLSISLALLNILPFPALDGGHLVFLVYEAVFRREVPSKVRIAIQQAGFILLLVFMAFVLYNDVVNF from the coding sequence ATGGCGATAGTAAGTACGATATTCTATTTTATCATCACGATTGGTATTCTTGTACTGGTGCACGAACTGGGACACTTCCTTGCCGCCAAGTTTTTTAAGATGCGTGTCGATACCTTCAGTTTAGGATTTCCGCCGCGCGCGTTTGGCAAAAAAATTGGCGAAACCGATTACTGTATTTCATGGGTTCCCATTGGCGGCTATGTGAAGATTGCCGGTATGATCGACGAGAGCTTCGACAATGAATTTTTGAATAAAGAGCCGCAACCATGGGAGTTTCGTTCGAAGCCTATATGGCAGCGCATGATCGTTATTTCCGCTGGTGTCATTATGAATCTTTTGCTCGCTATTTTAATTTTTTGGGGAATAATTTTCCATCAGGGCAAGACGATTCACCCTGTGACGGAAATCGGTTATGTAGAACCAAATAGTCCCGCCGCAAAATCCGGTTTGCACATGGGCGATAAATTCGTTTCCATCAATAATCATCCTATGAAACAGTGGGATGAAATTGAAAGCACGCTGTATACAGAATCGGTGGCACATGATTTAACGATACAGATACAACGTTCCGGTACAGTCAATACTTTTTTTATCCGTCGTTCAGAACTGCCAGATTTTACTGAAGAACGATTTGGCGTTTTCCCTGCTGGGTTCGTTCCTGTTGTAGATCTTGTGGAGCATGGAAAGCCAGCTGAACAGATTGGCTTACAGCCCGGAGATACACTTCTTGCGGTGAACGAAAAACCAGTGAGCTTTGGTTCACTCCAGGAAGCGATTCGAACAAATGCCGGGAAAGAAATTTTGCTGTCATGGGCACGTGGAAATCAGAAAATGAATGCGCATGTAAAGCCAACTGCCGAAGGACGCATTGGAGTTTCTTTAGATCGAGTATATCAGGGACCAATCATTCACGAACAATATTCCTTCTTCGAAGCTCTTCCGATTAGTATGAGAGAATTAAAAACAATAAGCGTTCTGTTTCTTTCCAATATATACCAAATAGTAGCAGGAAAAGCTTCGCTTAGTAAATCGATGGGCGGACCTATAAAGATTGCTCAGTTGGCAAAGCGCTCTGCTGATACTGGCGTCTTGGAGTTCTTCGGATTCATCAGCTTATTAAGTATTAGTCTTGCTTTGCTGAATATTCTTCCATTCCCAGCACTCGATGGAGGACATCTTGTCTTTCTCGTCTATGAGGCTGTGTTTAGGCGGGAAGTACCAAGTAAAGTAAGAATTGCCATTCAACAAGCAGGGTTTATCTTGCTGCTTGTATTTATGGCGTTCGTTCTTTATAATGATGTCGTGAATTTTTAA
- a CDS encoding 1-deoxy-D-xylulose-5-phosphate reductoisomerase, whose translation MSQNPKHIAILGSTGSIGRNCLSVIHNLADRFSITYLTTNTNIELLQNQIAHFHPRGVVVLDEAKAAVLRSIVGDSVEVLAGREGLLEIVRRDDVDLVINSIVGFAGLKPTVEAIKHRKHIALANKETLVVAGDLVTSLVKEYGVHLVPIDSEHSAILQCLVGEDRNSANRIILTASGGPLLNTPQDTFASITVEQALNHPNWKMGNKITIDSATLMNKGLEVIEARWLFGLPVERIDVVIHPQSIIHSMVEFVDGSIKAQLGVPDMKLPIQYALTYPERCPMSGNHVDFPKLHSMTFFAPDRNKFRCLQLAYDAMALGGTAPAIMNAANEVAVQAFLEKKITFCRIPELIEQALAKQTNHVSPDLEHTFQSDHNTREYVRTLL comes from the coding sequence ATGAGTCAGAATCCAAAGCATATTGCTATCCTTGGTTCAACCGGATCTATCGGCCGGAACTGCCTTTCAGTTATTCATAATCTCGCAGACAGATTCAGCATTACTTATCTTACAACTAATACCAACATCGAACTGCTGCAAAATCAGATTGCGCATTTTCACCCGCGCGGTGTTGTCGTGTTAGACGAAGCCAAAGCTGCAGTGTTGCGATCGATAGTTGGCGATTCGGTGGAAGTACTCGCCGGCCGCGAGGGATTGCTGGAAATTGTTCGCAGGGATGATGTCGATCTCGTCATCAACTCCATTGTCGGGTTTGCCGGATTGAAGCCGACCGTCGAGGCAATCAAACATCGAAAACACATTGCACTCGCGAACAAAGAGACACTTGTCGTTGCCGGAGACCTTGTTACTTCGTTAGTCAAGGAATACGGTGTTCATCTCGTTCCCATTGATAGTGAGCACAGCGCTATTCTGCAATGTCTTGTAGGCGAAGATCGGAACAGCGCGAACAGGATTATCCTGACAGCATCCGGCGGACCGCTTCTGAACACGCCTCAAGATACATTCGCATCGATTACAGTTGAACAAGCGCTGAATCATCCTAATTGGAAAATGGGAAATAAGATTACCATCGACTCAGCCACATTGATGAACAAGGGTTTGGAAGTGATTGAAGCGCGCTGGCTCTTTGGTCTTCCGGTAGAACGCATTGATGTTGTCATTCACCCGCAATCCATTATTCATTCGATGGTCGAGTTCGTGGATGGTTCCATAAAAGCTCAGCTTGGCGTACCGGATATGAAACTTCCGATTCAATACGCATTAACATATCCTGAACGATGCCCGATGAGCGGCAACCATGTAGATTTTCCAAAGTTGCACTCGATGACATTTTTTGCGCCTGACCGCAATAAATTTCGCTGCCTGCAATTAGCATACGATGCAATGGCGTTGGGCGGAACTGCTCCCGCCATTATGAATGCGGCAAATGAAGTTGCAGTGCAGGCTTTTTTAGAAAAGAAAATTACATTTTGCCGAATTCCAGAACTCATTGAGCAGGCGCTTGCCAAACAAACAAACCACGTTTCGCCTGATCTTGAACACACATTTCAAAGCGACCATAATACGCGCGAATATGTCCGAACTTTATTGTAA
- a CDS encoding tetratricopeptide repeat protein: MKSKNKIWIVFLFGILTLFQFARAQETDKLMKLRLAQGFEEAGEWERAVALYEDLSTLEPTNFLFLDGLQRSYTQIKEYGKAINVIRRWLIIQPRDISKMTTLGGLYYDSGNEAAADSVWKSVIAIDPRNVQMYRVVANEMLQHRMYDQCIRVYLDGRSMSKSDAAFADELGNLYTALQQYTSATKEYLRLIKATPDQLPFIQSRLSAFTSKPEGLSAASETVRDELKNLPDNIALHRLYAWLLSEERRYDTALEQYRIIDRLSNAKGNELYNFAQRLHQERAYKTAAEAFKEVIDEHKSPQLLPYARFGYARALEEPIGLTDTAASSSGSQLTYSNSIPLYESIAAEYANSELAAQSLYRIGVIKFEKLFDLDGALNAFNRLKDVPSTINISHDAVLKSGDIQIARNNLTEARKEYERLSKISLVVYQDQAAFKLAELDYFEAKFDTALSMLKRFNTNLTTDLTNDALQLQYFIQENNTSAPQALTEFAKADLMMRQRKYSESLMQFQDIVKHYSTALLVDDAMMKVGELHLLLNRPNEAITAFRFIADSIQLSILKDRAQLRIAEIYQTVLNDKAQAIEAYEKLLAQFPNSLYAEESRKRIRLLRGDNL, from the coding sequence GTGAAAAGTAAAAATAAAATTTGGATAGTATTCTTGTTTGGGATTCTTACACTTTTCCAATTCGCTCGCGCTCAGGAAACCGATAAACTCATGAAGCTTCGTCTCGCGCAGGGATTTGAAGAAGCTGGCGAATGGGAACGTGCAGTAGCTCTCTACGAAGACCTGAGCACATTAGAACCAACTAATTTTTTATTCCTCGATGGACTCCAGCGCAGTTACACGCAAATCAAAGAGTACGGCAAAGCTATCAACGTTATTCGCCGATGGCTGATCATTCAACCGCGAGATATCAGTAAGATGACAACCCTCGGCGGGCTCTATTATGATTCCGGTAACGAGGCGGCCGCCGACTCGGTGTGGAAATCGGTCATTGCCATCGATCCGCGAAATGTGCAAATGTACCGCGTTGTTGCCAACGAAATGCTGCAGCACCGGATGTATGATCAATGCATCCGCGTTTATCTTGACGGACGTTCGATGAGTAAGAGTGACGCAGCATTTGCAGATGAATTAGGAAATCTTTACACGGCGCTTCAGCAGTACACATCTGCAACAAAAGAATATCTCCGTCTCATCAAGGCAACACCGGATCAATTGCCTTTTATTCAGTCGCGCCTTAGTGCTTTTACTTCAAAACCGGAAGGTCTCAGTGCCGCATCCGAGACGGTAAGGGATGAATTGAAAAACTTGCCGGACAATATCGCTCTGCACAGATTGTATGCGTGGCTCTTATCAGAGGAACGGCGCTACGATACAGCATTGGAGCAATATCGTATCATCGATCGTCTCTCGAACGCGAAAGGGAATGAACTCTACAATTTTGCCCAGCGGTTACATCAAGAACGAGCATACAAAACGGCAGCGGAAGCATTCAAAGAAGTTATTGATGAGCATAAAAGTCCTCAGCTTCTTCCCTATGCACGTTTCGGATATGCTCGAGCACTTGAAGAACCTATTGGTCTGACGGATACGGCGGCATCGTCGTCAGGATCACAGCTCACGTACAGCAACTCGATTCCATTGTATGAATCGATTGCTGCCGAATATGCGAATTCCGAACTCGCCGCTCAATCATTGTATCGTATCGGCGTCATCAAGTTTGAAAAACTCTTCGATCTTGATGGTGCGCTCAATGCATTCAACCGATTGAAAGACGTACCGTCAACAATAAATATTTCTCATGATGCTGTGCTCAAGAGTGGTGATATACAAATTGCGCGGAACAATCTTACCGAAGCACGGAAAGAATATGAACGGCTGAGCAAGATTTCACTGGTGGTGTATCAAGACCAGGCGGCATTCAAATTAGCGGAACTGGATTACTTCGAGGCAAAGTTCGATACGGCATTATCAATGCTGAAGCGATTCAATACGAATCTCACGACGGATTTAACGAATGACGCATTGCAGCTGCAATACTTTATTCAGGAAAATAATACTTCTGCACCGCAAGCGTTGACCGAGTTTGCCAAAGCCGACTTGATGATGCGCCAGCGTAAATACTCGGAGTCGCTCATGCAGTTTCAAGATATTGTCAAACACTATTCAACCGCATTGTTGGTGGATGACGCGATGATGAAGGTTGGTGAGTTGCATCTTTTATTGAATCGTCCCAATGAAGCAATAACGGCGTTTCGTTTTATTGCCGACTCAATTCAGTTGAGCATTCTCAAAGACCGGGCGCAGTTAAGGATCGCAGAAATTTATCAAACGGTTTTGAACGACAAAGCACAAGCGATTGAAGCGTACGAAAAACTGCTTGCACAATTTCCAAATTCTCTTTATGCGGAAGAATCCCGGAAGAGAATACGGCTCTTGAGGGGAGATAATCTGTAA
- a CDS encoding NADH-dependent [FeFe] hydrogenase, group A6 — protein sequence METKMINIKINGTDYQAPDGITILDACKRAGIEIPTLCYLEDVSRNSSCGVCVVEVKGARSLVRSCTACVHEGTEIATNSARIRDARKTNVELILANHPKDCLSCLRNQNCELQTIASDLGIKDGQFVRTKKEQLCDETSSSIIRDPNKCILCGRCIAVCGTVQTVYAIGLSGRGIRTKVTTYMEKGLGNVACTNCGQCALVCPTGAIVERDDTDNVFEELMNPDKVVVVQTAPAIRVGIGEAMGMESGSLVTGKMVAGLRRLGFNKVFDTQFTADLTIMEEGHELIKRITNKGTLPMITSCSPGWIKFAEHFFPNSLAHLSTCKSPQQMFGSVAKTYYAAKMGIDPRKMVVVSIMPCTAKKYEAKRPEMMSAFEHWKDKKGWSQDDAFYDVDYVLTTRELARMFKESGIQFSHLPAEEFDNPLGESTGAAVIFGATGGVMEAALRTAYEVVTGKPLANINFTAVRGMEGIKEAEVDMNGTKVKVAVAHTLGNARKLFEQIEKKESPYAFIEVMTCPGGCLGGGGQPIPTTWAIRKKRAESIYLEDANKPIRKSHENTQVAALYKEFLKEPLGHLSHHLLHTHYEKRGIFVWKTNGVEKKKKETEHAL from the coding sequence ATGGAAACGAAGATGATCAATATTAAAATTAACGGTACCGATTACCAGGCTCCCGATGGTATAACAATACTCGATGCCTGCAAACGCGCTGGAATTGAAATACCAACACTCTGCTATCTTGAAGATGTTTCTCGAAATTCTTCATGCGGAGTTTGTGTCGTTGAAGTGAAAGGTGCGCGGTCGCTTGTTCGCTCCTGCACTGCTTGTGTACATGAAGGAACCGAGATTGCGACAAACTCGGCACGTATCCGTGATGCAAGAAAAACGAACGTCGAATTGATTCTTGCCAATCATCCAAAAGACTGTCTTTCATGTTTGCGCAATCAGAACTGCGAATTGCAGACGATTGCTTCTGATCTTGGTATAAAAGACGGTCAATTTGTTCGTACCAAAAAAGAACAACTCTGTGACGAGACCTCGTCTTCCATCATCAGAGATCCGAACAAGTGCATCTTGTGCGGCAGGTGTATAGCTGTCTGCGGCACTGTTCAAACAGTATATGCTATCGGTCTCTCCGGACGCGGCATCAGAACAAAAGTCACGACCTATATGGAAAAAGGGCTTGGGAATGTTGCCTGTACGAATTGCGGGCAATGCGCGCTCGTGTGTCCTACCGGCGCCATCGTCGAACGTGATGACACAGACAATGTGTTTGAAGAACTCATGAATCCGGACAAAGTTGTTGTCGTGCAGACTGCACCGGCTATTCGCGTTGGTATTGGTGAAGCGATGGGAATGGAGTCCGGAAGTCTTGTAACGGGAAAAATGGTTGCAGGTTTGCGCCGGCTCGGCTTTAACAAAGTTTTCGATACACAATTCACTGCCGATTTAACAATTATGGAAGAAGGGCATGAATTAATCAAACGCATCACCAACAAAGGTACTCTGCCGATGATCACCTCCTGCTCACCGGGATGGATAAAATTTGCAGAGCATTTTTTCCCGAATTCTCTCGCACATCTGTCTACTTGCAAATCACCGCAGCAAATGTTCGGCTCTGTAGCGAAAACGTACTATGCTGCGAAGATGGGAATCGATCCGCGAAAGATGGTCGTTGTTTCCATTATGCCATGCACAGCGAAGAAATATGAAGCAAAGCGTCCCGAGATGATGAGTGCCTTTGAGCATTGGAAAGATAAAAAAGGATGGTCGCAAGACGATGCGTTTTATGATGTCGATTATGTATTGACGACAAGAGAGCTTGCCCGGATGTTTAAGGAATCTGGAATTCAATTTTCTCATCTTCCAGCCGAAGAATTTGACAACCCGTTGGGCGAATCGACGGGCGCTGCAGTGATTTTTGGCGCAACAGGCGGTGTTATGGAAGCCGCACTCAGAACTGCGTATGAAGTAGTGACCGGTAAGCCGCTTGCGAACATCAATTTCACGGCTGTTCGCGGTATGGAGGGAATCAAAGAAGCTGAAGTTGATATGAACGGTACGAAAGTCAAAGTTGCAGTTGCACACACGCTGGGTAATGCGCGGAAGCTTTTCGAACAAATAGAAAAGAAGGAATCACCGTACGCATTCATCGAAGTGATGACATGCCCGGGCGGATGTCTTGGCGGCGGTGGCCAGCCGATTCCAACAACATGGGCAATAAGAAAGAAAAGAGCCGAATCCATTTATCTGGAAGATGCAAACAAACCAATTCGCAAGTCGCATGAGAATACTCAGGTCGCTGCGTTGTACAAAGAGTTCCTGAAAGAACCCTTGGGACATCTTTCCCATCATCTTCTCCATACACATTATGAGAAACGCGGGATCTTTGTTTGGAAAACAAATGGAGTGGAAAAGAAAAAGAAAGAAACGGAACACGCATTATAG
- a CDS encoding FAD-dependent oxidoreductase codes for MKIQQASMLEKLRHEGMAKFVPPVPKISVGMGTCGLGNGAKEVYESLQKAIKAKRAKIQLTSVGCFGFCAEETLVNCYVPGQPLVILHKVTPKDAESIVDGLCRGMIPLKKALCRIENWNFYTSRVEFGTGLSSVPLWNEIPFFKGQKKIVLRDSGLINPEDIEEYIAVGGYSALMKALTQMTPDAVLDEVKKSKLRGRGGAGFPTAIKWEMMKKVETDKKYIICNADEGDPGAYMNRNEIESDPHALIEGMLIGAYVMGASEGIMYVRAEYPLAVERFKKAVAVAREYGILGKNIFGSSFSFDMSYVEGAGAFVCGEETALIASIEGRAGRPLPRPPYPAQKGLWGKPTNINNVETWINIPLILTIGGDAFAKFGTQTSTGTKVFSLVGKIKNTGLVELPLGTPLENIIYQMGEGTGNKKKIRAVQTGGPSGGCIPVEHFNTPVDYESLTKLGTIMGSGGMVVMDQDNCMVDVARYFVEVTYSESCGKCTPCREGLAQALALLNKITRGEATMQDLDTLERLAYVIRDSALCGLGQTSSNPVLSTLRYFRDEYEKHIIQKRCKAGVCESLFMALCENSCPMHMNIPGYLQLLKEGRIEEAFELTLRDNPLPGTVGRICYFHCQMRCRRDMVDDPVSQGDIHRYLADTMYKMGKEREIYQRLIKEKLSPTGKKVAIVGAGPAGLTAAYFLVRLGHSVTVYDNHAKAGGILQYGIPAYRLPKDGLNKELELFKKLGVKFVFHTRIGKELSFKNLQKQNDAVFLAIGAQKDIELDIPGNHLAGVLQGYEFLEEFASGKKLHVGKKVVVVGAGNVAIDAARSCLRLGADVTIVYRRDKDEMPANAHEIKDAIDENIRFMFLSAPHRVISDIKGRVTGLEIHKMKFDGFDNTGRKKPIETGETAIVECNTIILSVGEKVEFESAKEIGLELRKNGSIKVQQPSCRTNLSKVYAGGDAVTGPATVSEAMGLARQAAEAIDIDLMKEKRFHRLFRDFKYKDEVIPEPEGGKKIDPKKLPVKERISSFQEVLGGYSGEEALQEAARCLRCDVKCHQEEEN; via the coding sequence ATGAAGATACAGCAAGCTTCAATGTTAGAAAAGTTGCGGCACGAGGGAATGGCAAAGTTTGTTCCTCCTGTTCCAAAAATTTCAGTCGGCATGGGAACATGCGGCCTCGGAAATGGTGCAAAAGAAGTGTACGAAAGTCTGCAAAAAGCTATCAAAGCAAAAAGAGCGAAGATACAACTTACCTCTGTGGGCTGCTTTGGTTTTTGTGCCGAAGAGACTCTTGTCAATTGTTATGTGCCGGGACAGCCGCTTGTCATCTTACATAAAGTAACCCCAAAAGATGCAGAGAGTATTGTTGATGGTCTGTGCAGGGGTATGATACCGCTGAAGAAGGCGCTGTGTAGAATCGAGAATTGGAATTTCTATACATCCAGAGTAGAGTTTGGGACCGGACTGAGCAGTGTTCCTTTATGGAATGAAATTCCATTCTTCAAGGGGCAAAAGAAGATCGTCCTTCGCGATTCCGGATTGATTAATCCCGAAGATATTGAAGAATACATCGCCGTTGGCGGGTACAGCGCCTTGATGAAGGCATTAACACAAATGACCCCTGATGCTGTTCTCGATGAGGTCAAGAAATCCAAACTGCGCGGTCGCGGCGGAGCAGGTTTCCCGACAGCTATCAAATGGGAAATGATGAAGAAAGTCGAAACAGATAAAAAATATATTATCTGCAACGCGGATGAAGGTGATCCCGGCGCTTATATGAACCGGAACGAAATTGAAAGCGATCCTCATGCCCTTATAGAGGGAATGCTGATTGGCGCATATGTGATGGGTGCTTCTGAAGGCATTATGTATGTGCGCGCAGAGTATCCTCTTGCAGTAGAACGATTCAAAAAAGCGGTCGCCGTTGCGAGGGAATACGGAATACTCGGCAAGAATATTTTCGGATCTTCATTTAGTTTCGACATGTCCTATGTGGAAGGAGCTGGTGCATTTGTGTGCGGCGAGGAAACTGCTCTCATCGCTTCGATCGAAGGCAGAGCCGGACGACCGCTTCCCCGGCCTCCGTATCCCGCACAAAAAGGACTCTGGGGTAAACCGACCAATATTAATAATGTGGAGACATGGATTAATATCCCTCTCATTCTCACGATTGGCGGAGATGCATTTGCAAAGTTTGGAACACAGACGAGCACGGGGACAAAAGTCTTTTCACTTGTCGGAAAAATAAAGAACACCGGTCTTGTTGAACTGCCGCTTGGTACACCGCTGGAAAACATTATCTATCAGATGGGCGAAGGAACGGGAAACAAAAAGAAAATTCGTGCAGTACAAACGGGCGGTCCATCAGGCGGATGCATCCCGGTTGAACACTTCAATACTCCGGTTGATTATGAATCCCTCACAAAGCTGGGCACAATTATGGGCTCCGGCGGTATGGTTGTGATGGATCAGGACAATTGTATGGTGGATGTTGCGAGGTACTTCGTTGAAGTGACGTATTCTGAATCGTGCGGGAAGTGCACACCCTGCCGTGAAGGACTTGCGCAAGCACTCGCACTTCTCAATAAAATCACACGCGGCGAAGCGACGATGCAAGATCTCGACACACTTGAGCGATTAGCATATGTGATTCGGGATTCTGCGCTTTGTGGATTGGGACAAACGAGTTCGAATCCCGTCTTGAGCACGTTGCGTTACTTCCGTGATGAATACGAAAAACATATAATCCAAAAGCGGTGTAAAGCCGGTGTGTGTGAAAGTTTGTTTATGGCGCTCTGTGAAAACAGCTGCCCCATGCATATGAATATTCCTGGGTACCTTCAATTGTTAAAAGAAGGACGGATCGAAGAAGCATTTGAACTGACACTGCGTGATAATCCCCTGCCGGGTACGGTTGGAAGAATTTGCTATTTCCATTGCCAGATGCGATGCCGCAGAGATATGGTGGATGATCCGGTCTCACAAGGCGATATTCACCGTTACCTTGCAGATACGATGTACAAAATGGGCAAGGAGCGAGAAATTTATCAACGGCTGATCAAAGAAAAACTATCACCTACTGGGAAGAAAGTTGCCATTGTTGGGGCAGGACCTGCAGGATTGACAGCAGCATATTTTCTTGTTCGTCTAGGCCACAGCGTCACCGTGTATGATAACCATGCAAAGGCCGGTGGAATTCTGCAATATGGAATTCCCGCATATCGTCTTCCGAAGGACGGTCTCAACAAGGAACTCGAACTCTTTAAAAAGCTTGGAGTCAAGTTCGTTTTCCATACGCGTATTGGCAAAGAATTGTCCTTTAAAAATCTGCAAAAGCAAAACGATGCTGTCTTCCTTGCCATCGGTGCCCAGAAAGATATTGAACTTGATATTCCGGGCAACCATCTTGCAGGAGTTCTTCAAGGTTATGAATTCCTTGAGGAATTTGCCAGCGGGAAGAAACTTCACGTTGGAAAGAAAGTGGTTGTGGTCGGCGCTGGCAATGTGGCAATTGATGCTGCACGTTCATGTCTGCGGCTTGGTGCTGATGTAACAATCGTCTATCGCCGCGATAAAGATGAAATGCCGGCAAATGCGCATGAAATTAAAGATGCCATAGATGAGAATATCCGATTTATGTTTTTGTCTGCACCTCATCGAGTCATTAGTGATATAAAAGGAAGAGTCACAGGCCTTGAAATTCACAAAATGAAATTTGATGGCTTTGATAATACTGGACGAAAGAAACCGATAGAAACCGGCGAGACAGCAATTGTGGAATGCAATACGATTATTCTTTCCGTCGGTGAGAAAGTTGAATTTGAATCTGCAAAGGAAATCGGCTTGGAACTCCGAAAGAATGGTTCAATCAAAGTGCAGCAGCCAAGCTGTCGTACCAACTTATCGAAGGTCTATGCAGGTGGCGATGCAGTGACCGGACCGGCAACGGTTTCCGAAGCTATGGGACTTGCCCGCCAGGCAGCAGAAGCAATCGATATTGATCTCATGAAGGAGAAACGATTCCACCGTTTATTCAGGGATTTCAAATACAAAGATGAAGTGATCCCTGAACCGGAAGGCGGCAAAAAAATCGATCCAAAAAAACTTCCCGTCAAGGAGCGCATTTCAAGCTTCCAGGAAGTTCTCGGCGGATATTCCGGCGAAGAAGCCCTGCAGGAAGCTGCCCGTTGTCTGCGATGCGATGTCAAATGCCACCAAGAAGAGGAAAACTAA